Proteins co-encoded in one Lates calcarifer isolate ASB-BC8 linkage group LG17, TLL_Latcal_v3, whole genome shotgun sequence genomic window:
- the abl2 gene encoding tyrosine-protein kinase ABL2 isoform X5, which produces MPLRCLQASSSFEEEWAALNGHHRRTGFKQGTKRGQTALHRPFGLDSAALTEAVRWSSKENLLGAAESDPNLFVALYDFVASGDNTLSITKGEKLRVLGYNQNGEWSEVRSKNGQGWVPSNYITPVNSLEKHSWYHGPVSRSAAEYLLSSLINGSFLVRESESSPGQLSISLRYEGRVYHYRINTASDGKVYVTSESRFATLAELVHHHSTVADGLVTTLHYPAPKCNKPTVYGVSPIHDKWEMERTDITMKHKLGGGQYGEVYVGVWKKYNLTVAVKTLKEDTMEVEEFLKEAAVMKEVKHPNLVQLLGVCTLEPPFYIVTEYMPHGNLLDYLRECDKEEVNAVVLLYMATQISSAMEYLEKKNFIHRDLAARNCLVGENHVVKVADFGLSRLMTGDTYTAHAGAKFPIKWTAPESLAYNTFSIKSDVWAFGVLLWEIATYGMSPYPGIDLSQVYDLLEKGYRMEQPEGCPPKVYELMRACWQWSPLDRPSFAEIHQAFETMFHDSSISEEVAEELCKTASSGHCGPLHSFSHDMPLLPSKSRTLHKHTENKENIEGGLDGRSDHSTHSHSGWASTLLGGDGRSGSSPALPRKQQPRDKSPSSLLEDAQDMGTFTRDRKTGFFSSFIKKKSSSSSSSSQLQQNLPTPPKRSSSFREMETQPHKKYEPTADFSAPPPLPQSDSLGGFSASPSHSHGEPTQAQSRCCGAAFGQKPSGGGLGSQVTSGSSWGSLAGFFTPRLIKKTLGLRTGKTSSSEEGGSIVGGPKPFPRSNSTSSMSAGLPDLERMALTLPRNRSAKPPLERTASTTSQPENGAARPSETLLRRMDEGTAQIRERPKAKLLPRGTAVGVRAPGVGGEVAGESDSLSRVREGREEGGGGLDRQQSWSSPSKTSSSSASSVAAGAPTHNHKVPVLISPTLKHSPADVHLVGLDSQGNRFKLLSEHQADRDRPRLVKPKCAPPPPPTLRGLQHSYSGDGEDQVGGAPVEVNGDTLKGHRSGRLSGGATTGRPSVPPPQVPPASSSSSSFNSSSSATANTTPTKMANGAATTTASSSHTAASAGSKVALRRTRQQAERVPLERVSREALLECAECLSSALHASSESPSSSQVLDAGHQLLDYCSGYVDCIPQTRNKFAFREAVGKLELSLQELRASSSGGGLSGVGPNTVLDNLHSCIKEISDVVQR; this is translated from the exons ATGCCTCTGAGGTGCCTGCAGGCAAGCAGCAGTTTTGAAGAAGAGTGGGCAGCTTTGAATGGCCATCATCGCCGCACTGGGTTCAAGCAAGGGACTAAGCgtggacagacag CTCTCCACCGGCCGTTCGGCCTGGATTCGGCAGCGCTGACAGAGGCCGTGCGCTGGAGCTCCAAGGAGAACCTACTGGGGGCAGCCGAGAGCGACCCTAACCTCTTCGTTGCACTTTATGACTTTGTCGCCAGCGGAGACAACACGCTCAGCATCACCAAAG GTGAGAAGCTGCGCGTGCTGGGCTACAACCAGAATGGAGAGTGGAGTGAAGTGCGCTCCAAGAACGGCCAGGGCTGGGTGCCCTCCAACTACATCACACCCGTCAACAGCCTGGAGAAGCATAGCTGGTACCATGGGCCCGTGTCTCGCAGCGCCGCAGAGTACCTGCTCTCGTCCCTCATCAACGGGAGCTTTCTGGTCCGGGAAAGTGAGAGCAGCCCCGGACAGCTGTCCATATCTCTGCGTTATGAGGGGAGAGTCTACCACTACCGGATTAACACAGCCTCTGATGGAAAG GTGTATGTGACGTCTGAGAGCCGTTTCGCCACCCTGGCCGAGCTGGTCCACCACCACTCCACTGTAGCCGACGGCCTGGTCACCACACTGCACTACCCAGCACCCAAATGCAACAAGCCCACAGTGTATGGCGTGTCACCCATCCATGACAAGTGGGAGATGGAGCGCACAGACATCACCATGAAGCACAAGCTCGGAGGAGGCCAGTATGGAGAGGTGTATGTGGGAGTGTGGAAGAAGTACAACCTCACAGTGGCTGTCAAAACGCTCAAG GAGGACACCATGGAAGTTGAAGAATTTCTTAAAGAGGCAGCCGTCATGAAGGAGGTTAAACACCCAAACCTCGTTCAGCTACTAG GTGTGTGTACATTGGAGCCTCCATTTTACATTGTAACTGAGTACATGCCACACGGCAACCTACTGGACTACTTGAGAGAGTGTGACAAAGAGGAGGTGAATGCTGTGGTGCTGCTCTATATGGCCACACAGATCTCTTCTGCCATGGAATacctggaaaagaaaaacttcatACACAG GGATCTCGCAGCGAGGAACTGCCTGGTCGGGGAGAATCACGTTGTGAAAGTCGCAGACTTTGGCTTGAGCAGGTTGATGACTGGCGACACCTACACTGCCCACGCTGGGGCCAAATTCCCCATTAAATGGACTGCACCTGAGAGCCTTGCATACAACACCTTCTCCATCAAGTCTGATGTCTGGG CGTTTGGGGTGCTGCTGTGGGAAATTGCCACATATGGCATGTCTCCATACCCTGGCATCGATCTGTCTCAGGTCTATGACCTCCTGGAGAAAGGCTACCGTATGGAACAGCCTGAGGGATGTCCGCCCAAAGTCTACGAACTCATGAGAGCAT GCTGGCAGTGGAGCCCATTAGACAGGCCTTCATTTGCAGAGATCCACCAAGCCTTCGAAACAATGTTCCATGACTCCAGCATCTCTGAAG AGGTGGCAGAGGAGCTCTGTAAGACAGCCTCCTCAGGTCACTGTGGACCACTGCACTCTTTCAGTCATGACATGCCCCTGTTGCCTTCCAAATCCCGCACACTCCACaagcacacagaaaacaaggaaAACATCGAGGGTGGACTGGATGGGCGCTCTGACCACAGCACGCACAGCCACTCAG GCTGGGCCTCTACTTTACTGGGAGGCGACGGCCGATCAGGCAGCTCCCCAGCTCTGCCCAGAAAACAGCAGCCACGAGATAAATCTCCCAGCAGCCTTTTAGAGGATGCACAGGATATGGGCACATTTACACGAGACCGCAAGACTGGCTTCTTTAGCTCCTTCATAAAGAAGaaatcatcctcctcttcctcatcctctcagCTCCAACAGAACCTCCCAACGCCCCCCAAGAGGAGTAGTTCTTTCCGGGAGATGGAGACGCAGCCTCACAAGAAGTATGAACCCACTGCTGATTTCAGCGCTCCTCCTCCTTTGCCCCAGTCGGACAGTTTGGGGGGCTTCTCTGCTTCTCCCTCCCACTCCCACGGGGAACCCACCCAAGCCCAGTCACGCTGCTGTGGGGCTGCTTTCGGACAGAAACCCTCTGGCGGAGGCCTCGGTTCGCAGGTGACGAGCGGCAGCAGTTGGGGCAGTCTGGCTGGCTTTTTTACCCCTAGACTCATCAAAAAGACCCTGGGGCTGCGGACAGGAAAGACAAGCTCCTCAGAGGAGGGTGGAAGTATAGTTGGAGGGCCGAAACCCTTCCCTAGGTCAAATTCTACCTCCTCTATGTCAGCTGGGCTTCCAGACTTGGAGCGCATGGCTCTAACTTTACCCAGGAACCGCAGTGCTAAACCCCCTCTAGAGAGGACTGCCTCCACCACCTCCCAGCCAGAGAACGGGGCTGCACGGCCCTCAGAAACTCTGCTGAGGAGGATGGATGAGGGGACCGCACAGATCAGGGAAAGGCCCAAAGCCAAGCTACTACCCCGGGGCACTGCTGTAGGGGTGAGGGCGCCAGGGGTCGGGGGGGAGGTGGCGGGGGAATCGGACAGTCTCTCTCGGGTcagggagggcagagaggagggtgggggcGGACTGGACAGGCAGCAGAGTTGGTCCTCTCCCTCTAAGACTTCTAGTTCAAGTGCTTCCTCAGTTGCAGCAGGTGCACCAACTCACAACCACAAAGTTCCAGTCCTGATCTCCCCCACACTGAAGCACAGCCCAGCTGACGTGCACCTAGTCGGGTTAGACTCTCAGGGGAACCGCTTCAAACTGCTGTCCGAGCACCAAGCAGACCGGGACAGGCCAAGACTTGTAAAACCCAAGTGCGCTCCTCCGCCGCCTCCCACTCTGCGCGGCCTGCAACACTCCTACAGCGGCGACGGAGAGGACCAGGTGGGAGGCGCGCCAGTGGAGGTTAACGGAGACACTTTAAAGGGTCACAGGTCAGGGCGATTGTCAGGAGGAGCGACGACGGGCAGACCGTCAGTGCCACCACCACAAGTGCCTCCtgcatcttcctcctcctcctcctttaactcttcttcctctgccacCGCCAACACAACTCCCACCAAAATGGCCAACGGAGCCGCCACCACCACTGCCTCGTCCTCGCACACGGCGGCGTCTGCCGGATCCAAAGTGGCTCTGCGGCGAACCAGGCAGCAGGCGGAGAGGGTGCCCCTGGAGCGGGTGAGCCGCGAGGCCCTGCTGGAGTGCGCTGAGTGCCTGAGCAGTGCCCTCCACGCCAGTTCCGAAAGCCCGTCCAGCAGCCAGGTGCTGGACGCCGGCCACCAGCTGCTAGACTACTGCTCAGGTTACGTGGACTGCATCCCTCAGACGAGGAACAAATTTGCCTTCCGAGAGGCAGTGGGGAAGCTGGAGCTCAGCCTGCAGGAACTGAGGGCCTCGTCTTCAGGAGGAGGACTGAGCGGCGTGGGGCCCAACACTGTACTGGACAACCTGCACAGCTGTATTAAAGAGATTAGTGACGTAGTGCAGAGGTAG
- the abl2 gene encoding tyrosine-protein kinase ABL2 isoform X4, which yields MPLRCLQASSSFEEEWAALNGHHRRTGFKQGTKRGQTEALHRPFGLDSAALTEAVRWSSKENLLGAAESDPNLFVALYDFVASGDNTLSITKGEKLRVLGYNQNGEWSEVRSKNGQGWVPSNYITPVNSLEKHSWYHGPVSRSAAEYLLSSLINGSFLVRESESSPGQLSISLRYEGRVYHYRINTASDGKVYVTSESRFATLAELVHHHSTVADGLVTTLHYPAPKCNKPTVYGVSPIHDKWEMERTDITMKHKLGGGQYGEVYVGVWKKYNLTVAVKTLKEDTMEVEEFLKEAAVMKEVKHPNLVQLLGVCTLEPPFYIVTEYMPHGNLLDYLRECDKEEVNAVVLLYMATQISSAMEYLEKKNFIHRDLAARNCLVGENHVVKVADFGLSRLMTGDTYTAHAGAKFPIKWTAPESLAYNTFSIKSDVWAFGVLLWEIATYGMSPYPGIDLSQVYDLLEKGYRMEQPEGCPPKVYELMRACWQWSPLDRPSFAEIHQAFETMFHDSSISEEVAEELCKTASSGHCGPLHSFSHDMPLLPSKSRTLHKHTENKENIEGGLDGRSDHSTHSHSGWASTLLGGDGRSGSSPALPRKQQPRDKSPSSLLEDAQDMGTFTRDRKTGFFSSFIKKKSSSSSSSSQLQQNLPTPPKRSSSFREMETQPHKKYEPTADFSAPPPLPQSDSLGGFSASPSHSHGEPTQAQSRCCGAAFGQKPSGGGLGSQVTSGSSWGSLAGFFTPRLIKKTLGLRTGKTSSSEEGGSIVGGPKPFPRSNSTSSMSAGLPDLERMALTLPRNRSAKPPLERTASTTSQPENGAARPSETLLRRMDEGTAQIRERPKAKLLPRGTAVGVRAPGVGGEVAGESDSLSRVREGREEGGGGLDRQQSWSSPSKTSSSSASSVAAGAPTHNHKVPVLISPTLKHSPADVHLVGLDSQGNRFKLLSEHQADRDRPRLVKPKCAPPPPPTLRGLQHSYSGDGEDQVGGAPVEVNGDTLKGHRSGRLSGGATTGRPSVPPPQVPPASSSSSSFNSSSSATANTTPTKMANGAATTTASSSHTAASAGSKVALRRTRQQAERVPLERVSREALLECAECLSSALHASSESPSSSQVLDAGHQLLDYCSGYVDCIPQTRNKFAFREAVGKLELSLQELRASSSGGGLSGVGPNTVLDNLHSCIKEISDVVQR from the exons ATGCCTCTGAGGTGCCTGCAGGCAAGCAGCAGTTTTGAAGAAGAGTGGGCAGCTTTGAATGGCCATCATCGCCGCACTGGGTTCAAGCAAGGGACTAAGCgtggacagacag aaGCTCTCCACCGGCCGTTCGGCCTGGATTCGGCAGCGCTGACAGAGGCCGTGCGCTGGAGCTCCAAGGAGAACCTACTGGGGGCAGCCGAGAGCGACCCTAACCTCTTCGTTGCACTTTATGACTTTGTCGCCAGCGGAGACAACACGCTCAGCATCACCAAAG GTGAGAAGCTGCGCGTGCTGGGCTACAACCAGAATGGAGAGTGGAGTGAAGTGCGCTCCAAGAACGGCCAGGGCTGGGTGCCCTCCAACTACATCACACCCGTCAACAGCCTGGAGAAGCATAGCTGGTACCATGGGCCCGTGTCTCGCAGCGCCGCAGAGTACCTGCTCTCGTCCCTCATCAACGGGAGCTTTCTGGTCCGGGAAAGTGAGAGCAGCCCCGGACAGCTGTCCATATCTCTGCGTTATGAGGGGAGAGTCTACCACTACCGGATTAACACAGCCTCTGATGGAAAG GTGTATGTGACGTCTGAGAGCCGTTTCGCCACCCTGGCCGAGCTGGTCCACCACCACTCCACTGTAGCCGACGGCCTGGTCACCACACTGCACTACCCAGCACCCAAATGCAACAAGCCCACAGTGTATGGCGTGTCACCCATCCATGACAAGTGGGAGATGGAGCGCACAGACATCACCATGAAGCACAAGCTCGGAGGAGGCCAGTATGGAGAGGTGTATGTGGGAGTGTGGAAGAAGTACAACCTCACAGTGGCTGTCAAAACGCTCAAG GAGGACACCATGGAAGTTGAAGAATTTCTTAAAGAGGCAGCCGTCATGAAGGAGGTTAAACACCCAAACCTCGTTCAGCTACTAG GTGTGTGTACATTGGAGCCTCCATTTTACATTGTAACTGAGTACATGCCACACGGCAACCTACTGGACTACTTGAGAGAGTGTGACAAAGAGGAGGTGAATGCTGTGGTGCTGCTCTATATGGCCACACAGATCTCTTCTGCCATGGAATacctggaaaagaaaaacttcatACACAG GGATCTCGCAGCGAGGAACTGCCTGGTCGGGGAGAATCACGTTGTGAAAGTCGCAGACTTTGGCTTGAGCAGGTTGATGACTGGCGACACCTACACTGCCCACGCTGGGGCCAAATTCCCCATTAAATGGACTGCACCTGAGAGCCTTGCATACAACACCTTCTCCATCAAGTCTGATGTCTGGG CGTTTGGGGTGCTGCTGTGGGAAATTGCCACATATGGCATGTCTCCATACCCTGGCATCGATCTGTCTCAGGTCTATGACCTCCTGGAGAAAGGCTACCGTATGGAACAGCCTGAGGGATGTCCGCCCAAAGTCTACGAACTCATGAGAGCAT GCTGGCAGTGGAGCCCATTAGACAGGCCTTCATTTGCAGAGATCCACCAAGCCTTCGAAACAATGTTCCATGACTCCAGCATCTCTGAAG AGGTGGCAGAGGAGCTCTGTAAGACAGCCTCCTCAGGTCACTGTGGACCACTGCACTCTTTCAGTCATGACATGCCCCTGTTGCCTTCCAAATCCCGCACACTCCACaagcacacagaaaacaaggaaAACATCGAGGGTGGACTGGATGGGCGCTCTGACCACAGCACGCACAGCCACTCAG GCTGGGCCTCTACTTTACTGGGAGGCGACGGCCGATCAGGCAGCTCCCCAGCTCTGCCCAGAAAACAGCAGCCACGAGATAAATCTCCCAGCAGCCTTTTAGAGGATGCACAGGATATGGGCACATTTACACGAGACCGCAAGACTGGCTTCTTTAGCTCCTTCATAAAGAAGaaatcatcctcctcttcctcatcctctcagCTCCAACAGAACCTCCCAACGCCCCCCAAGAGGAGTAGTTCTTTCCGGGAGATGGAGACGCAGCCTCACAAGAAGTATGAACCCACTGCTGATTTCAGCGCTCCTCCTCCTTTGCCCCAGTCGGACAGTTTGGGGGGCTTCTCTGCTTCTCCCTCCCACTCCCACGGGGAACCCACCCAAGCCCAGTCACGCTGCTGTGGGGCTGCTTTCGGACAGAAACCCTCTGGCGGAGGCCTCGGTTCGCAGGTGACGAGCGGCAGCAGTTGGGGCAGTCTGGCTGGCTTTTTTACCCCTAGACTCATCAAAAAGACCCTGGGGCTGCGGACAGGAAAGACAAGCTCCTCAGAGGAGGGTGGAAGTATAGTTGGAGGGCCGAAACCCTTCCCTAGGTCAAATTCTACCTCCTCTATGTCAGCTGGGCTTCCAGACTTGGAGCGCATGGCTCTAACTTTACCCAGGAACCGCAGTGCTAAACCCCCTCTAGAGAGGACTGCCTCCACCACCTCCCAGCCAGAGAACGGGGCTGCACGGCCCTCAGAAACTCTGCTGAGGAGGATGGATGAGGGGACCGCACAGATCAGGGAAAGGCCCAAAGCCAAGCTACTACCCCGGGGCACTGCTGTAGGGGTGAGGGCGCCAGGGGTCGGGGGGGAGGTGGCGGGGGAATCGGACAGTCTCTCTCGGGTcagggagggcagagaggagggtgggggcGGACTGGACAGGCAGCAGAGTTGGTCCTCTCCCTCTAAGACTTCTAGTTCAAGTGCTTCCTCAGTTGCAGCAGGTGCACCAACTCACAACCACAAAGTTCCAGTCCTGATCTCCCCCACACTGAAGCACAGCCCAGCTGACGTGCACCTAGTCGGGTTAGACTCTCAGGGGAACCGCTTCAAACTGCTGTCCGAGCACCAAGCAGACCGGGACAGGCCAAGACTTGTAAAACCCAAGTGCGCTCCTCCGCCGCCTCCCACTCTGCGCGGCCTGCAACACTCCTACAGCGGCGACGGAGAGGACCAGGTGGGAGGCGCGCCAGTGGAGGTTAACGGAGACACTTTAAAGGGTCACAGGTCAGGGCGATTGTCAGGAGGAGCGACGACGGGCAGACCGTCAGTGCCACCACCACAAGTGCCTCCtgcatcttcctcctcctcctcctttaactcttcttcctctgccacCGCCAACACAACTCCCACCAAAATGGCCAACGGAGCCGCCACCACCACTGCCTCGTCCTCGCACACGGCGGCGTCTGCCGGATCCAAAGTGGCTCTGCGGCGAACCAGGCAGCAGGCGGAGAGGGTGCCCCTGGAGCGGGTGAGCCGCGAGGCCCTGCTGGAGTGCGCTGAGTGCCTGAGCAGTGCCCTCCACGCCAGTTCCGAAAGCCCGTCCAGCAGCCAGGTGCTGGACGCCGGCCACCAGCTGCTAGACTACTGCTCAGGTTACGTGGACTGCATCCCTCAGACGAGGAACAAATTTGCCTTCCGAGAGGCAGTGGGGAAGCTGGAGCTCAGCCTGCAGGAACTGAGGGCCTCGTCTTCAGGAGGAGGACTGAGCGGCGTGGGGCCCAACACTGTACTGGACAACCTGCACAGCTGTATTAAAGAGATTAGTGACGTAGTGCAGAGGTAG